A window of the Cicer arietinum cultivar CDC Frontier isolate Library 1 chromosome 6, Cicar.CDCFrontier_v2.0, whole genome shotgun sequence genome harbors these coding sequences:
- the LOC140920789 gene encoding uncharacterized protein, with translation MADPPPHERTLGEYGDRDRNHAQLAIHDQPVTINKFEISPALYRELKEIHFFDKYNEDANRHLTNFFELCETMKVDGCFEKGLRLRLFPFSLKDYAKEWLNSLSSGGSLNYKIEPEARNIIEIMTSNEQMMLYDRGGGSKSGMLELNFMDVVLAQGKLLSK, from the exons ATGGCTGATCCACCACCACATGAACGTACCCTCGGCGAGTATGGGGATCGAGATAGAAACCATGCTCAGTTGGCCATCCATGACCAACCGGTTACAATCAACAAGTTCGAAATAAGTCCcgctctataccgagagttgaaggagattcattttttCGATAAATATAACGAAGACGCCAATAGACATCTCACAAACTTCTTTGAACTATGTGAAACAATGAAGGTGGATGGTTGCTTTGAAAAAGGCTTGAGGTTGAGactatttccattttcattgaaaGATTATGCTAAGGAGTGGCTTAATTCTTTATCCTCAG gtggttctttgaattacaaaattGAACCAGAAGCACGAAATATTATTGAGATCATgacatcaaatgaacaaatgatgttgtatgatagAGGTGGTGGGTCAAAAAGTGGTATGTTGGAATTGAATTTTATGGATGTCGTGTTGGCTCAAGGAAAGCTACTCTCAAAATAG